One Coffea arabica cultivar ET-39 chromosome 5e, Coffea Arabica ET-39 HiFi, whole genome shotgun sequence DNA segment encodes these proteins:
- the LOC113743310 gene encoding putative disease resistance protein RGA4 codes for MAEAALSCVSVILNKILPLAADEISRAWGVKKDLQKLSKKVEMMEALISDAKCKQSTSKAVQLWLKRLQSIARHAEIVLDDFGYEVLRQKVKNRKRDKVRSFFSSSNPISFRLEIANKIKNVSASLEEAYREANQIGLHPVQLTMASADHKVDRLTVPFMDESEMVGREVEVSLVVSMLISSHYKKDLPVISIVGMGGQGKTTLAQLVLKNDSVAKHFDKKIWVCVSDDFRVERLLNEMLQSLEGKSAETTNKEALVRKLQENLKGKSYLLVLDDNWNDNREKWDGMRSCLLAIGGAPGSKILATTRSDEVASAMQTSGLHHLDILSDDHSWMLFEKLAFADGGATKTQDLVDIGRRILKKCGGVPLAIKVIGGLLYSKKNVSEWLTIEKSEIWNESTNIANGVISVLKLSYENLPSWSVKQCFASCSIFPKDTAMEKESLIQIWMAQGLINDAKGGGHLQMEDIGSDYFNILLRSSLLQATSENSINGIVSCRMHDLVHDLSLQVSNNCFLNTEDGMKVSHDDNVMHLTIIRNRGKVLKNIEGIPPNLQMLYYLGGDGIMLEDILERSRYLCGLKVDCWDVTQLPNSVGNMKHLRHLDISETGITALPDSITKLYNLMTLKVSYLKEIPKKFGNLINLRHLEFVNLPWDVPRCLFPGIGQVANLRTLPHFKVSQDKRCQLEELEHLRNLGGELEICGLENVSGFESAAKAKLSEKSRIRGLRLSWGDTNEDCDDNNINSVMEGLQPHPDLKGLTISGFEGSRLPSWMVAKDHLMVLLRNLVHLRLKALGKCERVPPLGDLPCLESLWIYSLDNVKRIGAEFYGLDINARSSTCSSSSSREVKAVTLFPKLSRFELWGMGSLEEWSDAIVPSDSSSSIKVFPNLRYLTIYELPKLVVLPDMENLTSLVELSIRRCGSLACIRNLNSLTSLESLSLEECPALLDASLDMKNPQSLSELIISGCDELNPSLSNNLEKFTSLEEFRIRSRDPSCWAKGLHHLANLRELELGGFSDDLDHFPWSHSITNLVSLERLRLRGWPKITSLPDQIQHLSTLTFLDIRQFEGLEVVPEWMGSLRNLRELWIYFCSNLRQLPSAEAIRALTNLNQLRIFWCPLLAERCTKGSGAEWPKIAHISEVVII; via the coding sequence ATGGCTGAAGCTGCGCTCAGTTGTGTTAGTGTAATCTTGAATAAGATACTTCCACTTGCTGCCGACGAGATCAGCCGGGCATGGGGTGTAAAGAAAGACCTTCAGAAGCTCTCCAAGAAAGTAGAGATGATGGAAGCTTTGATTTCTGATGCTAAATGCAAGCAATCAACAAGCAAAGCCGTGCAGCTCTGGCTCAAAAGGCTCCAGTCCATAGCTCGTCATGCTGAGATCGTATTGGATGACTTCGGATATGAAGTTCTGCGGCAGAAGGTTAAGAATCGGAAGCGCGACAAGGTACGCAGcttcttttcttcctcaaatccTATTTCCTTTCGTCTAGAGATAGCTAACAAGATCAAGAATGTTAGCGCATCTCTAGAGGAAGCTTACAGAGAAGCAAATCAAATAGGGCTTCATCCAGTTCAGCTAACCATGGCATCTGCTGATCACAAAGTGGATCGGTTGACTGTTCCTTTTATGGACGAGTCAGAAATGGTGGGAAGGGAAGTTGAGGTATCTCTAGTTGTAAGCATGCTAATTAGCTCACACTATAAGAAGGATTTACCTGTCATCTCAATAGTTGGGATGGGTGGCCAGGGTAAAACAACCCTTGCACAGTTGGTGCTAAAAAATGACAGTGTAGCGAAgcattttgataaaaaaatatgGGTTTGTGTGTCTGACGATTTCAGAGTGGAAAGGCTGTTGAATGAGATGCTACAATCCCTCGAGGGAAAAAGTGCTGAGACGACAAACAAGGAAGCATTGGTGAGGAAGCTTCAAGAgaatttgaaaggaaaaagttaCTTGCTTGTGCTTGATGATAATTGGAATGACAATCGAGAGAAATGGGATGGCATGAGGAGCTGTTTGTTGGCAATAGGGGGTGCTCCAGGAAGCAAAATATTGGCTACCACACGTAGTGATGAGGTAGCCTCAGCAATGCAAACATCTGGTTTGCATCATCTAGACATCCTCTCAGATGATCATAGCTGGATGTTGTTTGAAAAACTAGCTTTTGCAGACGGTGGTGCAACAAAGACTCAAGATCTGGTGGACATTGGCAGAAGGATACTGAAGAAGTGCGGCGGCGTGCCATTAGCGATCAAAGTGATTGGGGGTTTGTTGTATTCCAAAAAGAATGTATCGGAATGGTTGACGATCGAGAAGAGTGAAATATGGAACGAGTCGACCAATATTGCGAATGGAGTCATTTCTGTCCTGAAGCTGAGTTACGAGAACTTACCTTCATGGTCAGTGAAACAATGCTTTGCAAGTTGTTCCATCTTCCCGAAGGACACTGccatggaaaaagaaagcttGATACAGATTTGGATGGCTCAGGGATTGATTAATGATGCTAAGGGAGGAGGTCATTTGCAAATGGAGGATATAGGCAGTGACTATTTCAACATATTGCTTCGGAGTTCTTTGTTGCAAGCGACTTCTGAGAATTCCATTAACGGAATCGTGTCCTGCCGGATGCATGACCTTGTGCATGATCTTTCATTGCAAGTGTCAAATAATTGTTTCTTAAACACAGAGGATGGCATGAAAGTCAGTCATGATGATAACGTTATGCATTTGACCATCATTCGGAATCGAGGGAAGGTGTTAAAGAATATCGAAGGGATTCCTCCAAATTTACAAATGCTTTATTACCTTGGGGGTGATGGTATTATGCTTGAAGACATCTTGGAAAGGTCTAGATACCTTTGTGGATTAAAAGTAGACTGCTGGGATGTTACTCAGCTCCCGAATTCAGTGGGTAATATGAAACATTTAAGACATCTTGATATCAGTGAAACTGGTATCACCGCTCTGCCAGATTCGATCACAAAGCTCTACAATTTGATGACCTTGAAAGTAAGTTACTTGAAAGAGATACCTAAGAAGTTTGGCAATTTAATTAACTTGAGGCATCTCGAGTTTGTCAACCTTCCTTGGGATGTGCCCAGATGTTTGTTCCCTGGGATTGGGCAGGTGGCTAATCTTCGGACATTGCCCCACTTCAAGGTAAGCCAAGACAAGAGATGTCAACTTGAGGAGTTGGAACACTTGCGTAACCTCGGAGGCGAGTTAGAAATATGTGGACTTGAGAATGTGAGCGGCTTTGAATCAGCAGCAAAAGCAAAGTTGTCCGAAAAATCAAGAATTCGAGGTTTAAGACTTTCATGGGGCGATACAAATGAAGATTGTGACGACAACAATATCAACAGTGTCATGGAAGGTCTTCAACCTCACCCAGACTTGAAAGGTTTAACCATTAGTGGTTTCGAAGGTTCAAGGTTGCCGTCGTGGATGGTGGCAAAGGATCACTTGATGGTACTCCTAAGGAATTTGGTACACCTCAGGTTGAAGGCATTGGGTAAGTGTGAACGAGTACCACCACTAGGGGACTTGCCTTGTCTCGAGTCCTTATGGATATACTCCTTAGACAATGTGAAGCGCATTGGGGCTGAATTCTATGGTCTCGATATTAATGCAAGGAGCAGCACTTGTAGTAGTAGCAGTAGTAGAGAGGTGAAAGCAGTCACTCTGTTTCCGAAACTGTCGCGTTTTGAGTTGTGGGGCATGGGAAGTCTAGAGGAGTGGTCAGATGCAATAGTTCCCTCGGATTCTTCTTCATCAATTAAGGTATTCCCTAATCTCCGGTACTTGACAATCTATGAGCTCCCCAAGTTGGTTGTTTTACCAGATATGGAGAACTTGACATCTCTTGTGGAGTTGAGCATACGGAGATGCGGAAGTTTGGCTTGTATAAGGAATTTGAATAGCCTTACATCTCTGGAATCCTTATCCTTAGAAGAATGCCCTGCTTTATTAGATGCTTCTCTAGATATGAAAAACCCCCAATCTCTAAGTGAATTAATCATCTCAGGATGTGATGAGTTGAATCCTTCACTGAGTAATAATCTTGAGAAGTTCACATCGCTCGAGGAGTTCAGGATCCGTTCTCGTGACCCTAGTTGTTGGGCAAAGGGTCTACACCATCTAGCCAACCTCCGCGAGTTGGAACTTGGTGGCTTCTCTGACGACCTTGATCATTTCCCGTGGTCACACTCCATCACCAATCTCGTCTCTCTGGAGCGTCTTCGATTGCGTGGATGGCCAAAAATCACGTCTCTCCCAGACCAAATTCAGCATCTCTCTACCTTGACATTTCTAGATATACGGCAGTTTGAGGGGTTGGAAGTTGTTCCAGAGTGGATGGGTAGCCTTCGGAATCTTCGAGAATTGTGGATTTATTTTTGCTCTAACCTCAGACAATTGCCCTCCGCAGAAGCAATACGAGCCCTCACCAATTTAAATCAACTACGGATCTTTTGGTGTCCTCTTTTAGCGGAGAGATGCACCAAAGGAAGTGGCGCAGAGTGGCCCAAGATTGCACACATTTCCGAAGTTGTTATCATTTGA